One genomic segment of Chitinibacter sp. FCG-7 includes these proteins:
- the purL gene encoding phosphoribosylformylglycinamidine synthase, with the protein MANVLQLRGGTALSPFRIEKLATALAAQGLTVNLYAEYWHFIELNADLSADDQAVLERILSYGEPANPAQAAGTPILVLPRLGTISPWSSKASDIALHCGLDGKVARIERGMAIYASKADGSALSMAEKNTLLPLIHDRMTEQVFEGLAAGNELFRHFEPSELKTVDILGGGKAALEQANIENGLALSEDEIEYLVENFNKLGRNPTDVELTMFAQANSEHCRHKIFNANFIIDGQAQDYSLFGMIRETHKASPEGTVVAYSDNSSVIEGAEIERFFPASNGAEYGFETQKTHILMKVETHNHPTAISPFPGAATGSGGEIRDEGATGRGSKPKAGLCGFTVSNLNLPGYVQDWESPEYGKPDRIASALDIMIEGPIGAAAFNNEFGRPNLAGYFRTFELDVNGERRGYHKPIMIAGGLGNISADHVTKNGLPDGSLLIQLGGPGMLIGMGGGAASSMDTGANAADLDFDSVQRGNPEMERRCQEVIDRCWQLGDKNPIQSIHDVGAGGISNAFPELVNDAGMGAVFNLRKVNIEERGMAPKEIWSNESQERYVLGIHPNDLLTFEAICERERCPFAVIGHTTDERHLTVEDPHFGNKPVDMPMDVLLGKPPKMTRDVTRIKPELKVFDSSALDLKESLYKVLQLPSVADKSFLINIGDRTVGGYTARDQMVGPWQIPVADVAVTTMGYNTVCGEAMAMGERTPLALINAAASGRMAVGEALTNLAAAPIAKLGDVKLSANWMAPAGHPGEDANLYDTVQAVGLELCRELGVSIPVGKDSLSMKTVWDDAGEKKAVVAPLSLIISGFAPVSDVRKTLTPQLVTGVDTDLLLIDLGTGKCRLGGSALAQVNAEIGNWAPDVVSVDHLKAFFATVQKLNLEGKLLAYHDRSDGGLIATVTEMMFASHCGVTLEIDELCIDRRVRQRQQHEITPEDVARAENGRVMGVLFNEELGAVLQVRRSDTAAVIAAFMHAQLAGELHVIGTTNHDDKLKIKKRNRMLLEESRVSLQQAWSKTSWQIQRLRDNPACADAEYARIADKNDKGLFAKLTFNPSEDIAAPYIAKGVKPRVAVLREQGVNGHIEMGAAFNRAGFTAVDVHMSDVIAGRVQLADFMGLAACGGFSYGDVLGAGEGWAKSILFNAAARAQFEAFFNRADTFGLGVCNGCQMMANLSGIIPGAEHWPKFTRNQSEQFEARFVTVEVPQSPSLFFNGMAGSQMPVVVSHGEGFANFSQQGDISKALVAMRYVDSHGKPTQQYPLNPNGSPQAIAGVTTPDGRFSIMMPHPERVFRTVQNSWHPSEWEEDGAWMRMFRNARAFLG; encoded by the coding sequence ATGGCCAACGTGCTCCAACTACGCGGCGGTACCGCGCTTTCACCGTTCCGGATTGAAAAATTAGCAACTGCGCTCGCCGCGCAAGGTCTGACTGTCAACCTTTATGCCGAATACTGGCATTTCATCGAATTGAACGCCGATTTGTCCGCTGACGATCAGGCTGTCCTTGAGCGCATTTTGAGCTATGGCGAGCCCGCCAATCCGGCGCAAGCCGCTGGCACGCCGATTCTGGTCTTGCCGCGTCTGGGCACCATTTCTCCGTGGTCGTCCAAAGCGAGCGATATCGCCCTGCACTGTGGTCTGGACGGCAAAGTTGCGCGCATCGAGCGCGGTATGGCCATTTACGCCAGCAAGGCTGATGGCTCAGCGCTGTCTATGGCAGAAAAAAATACACTATTGCCGCTGATTCACGATCGCATGACCGAGCAAGTATTCGAAGGCTTGGCGGCAGGCAATGAGCTATTCCGCCATTTTGAGCCAAGCGAACTGAAAACCGTTGATATCCTTGGTGGCGGCAAAGCGGCACTGGAACAAGCCAATATCGAAAACGGCCTGGCCTTGTCGGAAGACGAAATCGAATACCTGGTAGAAAACTTCAACAAACTCGGCCGCAACCCGACCGACGTTGAATTGACGATGTTCGCTCAGGCCAACTCCGAGCATTGCCGTCACAAAATTTTCAATGCCAACTTCATCATCGACGGCCAAGCACAGGATTACAGCCTGTTTGGCATGATTCGCGAAACGCACAAAGCATCACCTGAAGGCACGGTCGTTGCGTATTCCGACAACTCATCGGTGATCGAAGGTGCAGAAATCGAGCGCTTCTTCCCTGCGAGCAACGGCGCTGAATACGGCTTTGAAACGCAAAAAACCCACATTCTGATGAAAGTGGAAACGCACAATCACCCAACGGCAATTTCACCATTCCCCGGCGCAGCAACGGGCTCGGGCGGTGAGATTCGTGATGAAGGCGCAACGGGTCGCGGCTCGAAACCGAAAGCCGGTTTGTGTGGTTTCACCGTATCAAACTTGAATCTCCCCGGCTACGTACAAGATTGGGAAAGCCCAGAATACGGCAAGCCCGATCGCATCGCTTCGGCGCTCGATATTATGATCGAAGGCCCGATTGGCGCTGCGGCATTTAATAATGAATTTGGCCGCCCGAACTTGGCCGGTTATTTCCGTACGTTCGAGTTGGATGTCAACGGCGAGCGCCGTGGCTACCACAAGCCGATCATGATCGCTGGCGGTCTGGGCAATATTAGCGCGGACCACGTAACCAAAAACGGCCTGCCTGATGGCTCATTGCTGATCCAACTCGGCGGCCCGGGCATGTTGATCGGTATGGGTGGCGGCGCAGCGTCATCAATGGATACCGGTGCAAACGCGGCGGATTTGGATTTTGACTCGGTACAGCGCGGTAACCCGGAAATGGAACGTCGTTGCCAGGAAGTGATCGACCGCTGCTGGCAACTGGGCGACAAAAACCCGATCCAGTCGATTCACGACGTCGGCGCAGGTGGTATTTCGAATGCTTTCCCAGAGTTGGTGAACGACGCCGGCATGGGTGCGGTGTTTAACTTGCGTAAAGTGAATATCGAAGAACGCGGCATGGCGCCGAAAGAAATTTGGTCGAATGAATCGCAAGAGCGCTATGTGCTCGGCATTCACCCGAACGATTTGCTGACTTTCGAAGCGATTTGCGAGCGCGAGCGTTGCCCATTTGCCGTCATCGGCCACACCACTGACGAGCGCCACTTGACGGTGGAAGATCCGCACTTCGGTAACAAGCCTGTCGATATGCCAATGGACGTCTTGCTCGGCAAACCACCAAAAATGACCCGCGATGTAACGCGCATCAAACCCGAACTCAAAGTATTCGATTCATCAGCGCTCGATTTGAAAGAGTCGCTGTATAAAGTATTGCAATTGCCATCGGTAGCGGACAAGTCGTTCCTGATTAATATCGGCGATCGTACCGTCGGCGGCTATACCGCGCGCGACCAGATGGTTGGCCCTTGGCAAATCCCAGTAGCCGACGTTGCAGTTACTACCATGGGGTATAACACCGTATGCGGCGAAGCAATGGCGATGGGCGAACGTACCCCCCTCGCCTTGATCAATGCCGCCGCATCGGGCCGCATGGCCGTTGGTGAAGCGCTGACCAACTTGGCAGCCGCACCGATTGCTAAATTGGGCGACGTGAAATTGTCGGCCAACTGGATGGCCCCAGCCGGTCACCCGGGCGAAGACGCGAATCTGTACGACACCGTGCAAGCCGTTGGCTTGGAATTGTGCCGTGAATTGGGCGTATCAATTCCAGTCGGCAAAGACTCGCTGTCGATGAAAACCGTGTGGGATGACGCTGGCGAGAAAAAAGCCGTGGTGGCACCACTGTCGCTGATTATTTCCGGCTTCGCGCCAGTCAGCGACGTACGCAAAACGCTGACGCCGCAACTGGTTACCGGCGTTGACACCGACTTGCTATTGATCGACTTGGGCACCGGCAAATGCCGTCTCGGTGGCTCGGCGCTAGCGCAAGTGAACGCCGAAATCGGCAACTGGGCGCCTGATGTGGTGAGCGTAGATCACCTTAAAGCCTTCTTTGCCACAGTGCAAAAGCTGAATCTTGAAGGCAAATTGCTGGCTTATCACGACCGTTCGGACGGCGGCCTGATCGCCACCGTGACCGAGATGATGTTTGCTAGCCATTGCGGCGTAACACTGGAAATTGACGAATTGTGTATTGATCGTCGCGTTCGTCAACGTCAACAGCACGAAATCACGCCAGAAGATGTGGCGCGTGCTGAAAACGGCCGTGTCATGGGCGTGTTGTTTAACGAAGAGTTGGGCGCAGTATTGCAAGTACGCCGGAGCGACACCGCTGCCGTGATCGCTGCATTTATGCACGCGCAATTGGCCGGTGAATTGCATGTGATCGGTACAACCAATCACGACGACAAGCTGAAAATCAAAAAACGCAATCGCATGCTACTCGAAGAGTCACGCGTGAGCCTGCAACAGGCTTGGAGCAAAACCAGCTGGCAAATTCAGCGTTTGCGCGACAATCCTGCTTGCGCCGATGCCGAATACGCGCGTATCGCCGACAAGAATGACAAAGGCTTGTTTGCCAAGCTGACATTCAATCCCTCTGAAGACATCGCCGCACCATACATTGCAAAAGGCGTGAAACCGCGCGTTGCGGTATTACGCGAGCAAGGCGTGAACGGCCATATCGAGATGGGCGCTGCGTTCAACCGTGCTGGCTTTACTGCGGTTGACGTGCATATGAGCGACGTGATCGCTGGCCGCGTGCAGCTGGCTGACTTTATGGGCTTAGCGGCTTGCGGTGGTTTCTCGTACGGTGACGTATTGGGCGCTGGTGAAGGTTGGGCGAAATCAATTCTGTTTAACGCCGCCGCGCGTGCGCAGTTTGAAGCGTTCTTCAACCGCGCCGACACCTTCGGCTTGGGCGTGTGTAATGGTTGCCAGATGATGGCTAATTTGTCCGGCATTATTCCGGGCGCTGAACACTGGCCAAAATTCACCCGCAATCAGAGCGAGCAATTTGAAGCGCGCTTTGTAACGGTGGAAGTACCACAATCACCATCGCTGTTCTTCAACGGCATGGCGGGCAGCCAAATGCCAGTCGTGGTGAGCCACGGTGAAGGTTTTGCCAATTTCAGCCAGCAAGGCGATATTAGTAAGGCGCTAGTCGCAATGCGCTATGTTGATAGCCACGGCAAACCAACGCAGCAATATCCTCTCAACCCGAACGGCAGCCCACAAGCCATTGCCGGTGTAACCACACCAGACGGTCGCTTTAGCATCATGATGCCGCACCCAGAGCGCGTATTCCGCACGGTACAAAACAGCTGGCACCCAAGCGAGTGGGAAGAAGACGGCGCATGGATGCGTATGTTCCGCAACGCCAGAGCTTTCCTGGGCTAG
- a CDS encoding DASH family cryptochrome: MRTAIYWFRNDLRLADNPALQQACAQAEQLALVYCWPPDENTAWGFTRIGQHRKAFLVDTLQDLAAQCQQLGQQLLIIHGKPEQVLPALMQFLAAEAIYSEAILAPEEIAQCQALRAQNCPLHTVWQSSMLEPASLPFAPEQLPLVFTTFRQQVEAAGIMPPAPLAAPSALPAAPAQIHDYPATDWPALRGEPIVDSRSAFPYVSAAWRGGASSGLAHLQRYFASGLADRYKQTRNGLIGTDYSCKFSPWLATGAISARQILQALREHEAQVGANDSTYWIWFELLWRDYFRLLHWRFGAQLYRAGGLKGRLLQSHHPERFTRWCQAETGQPFIDAAMRELSATGYLSNRMRQNVASYLIHDLQCDWRAGAAWFEAQLLDYDVYSNQGNWLYLAGLGTDPRPNRRFNIEKQATMYDPDQAYIKRWLDLSHR; this comes from the coding sequence ATGCGGACTGCAATTTACTGGTTTCGGAATGATCTGCGGCTGGCTGATAATCCAGCGCTGCAGCAAGCCTGCGCGCAGGCCGAGCAACTGGCTTTGGTGTATTGCTGGCCACCCGATGAAAATACAGCCTGGGGGTTTACGCGTATAGGCCAGCACAGAAAAGCTTTTCTGGTCGATACCCTGCAAGATCTGGCCGCGCAGTGCCAGCAGCTGGGGCAACAGCTGCTGATTATCCACGGCAAGCCCGAGCAGGTGTTGCCCGCGCTGATGCAGTTTTTGGCCGCAGAAGCGATTTATAGCGAAGCAATTTTGGCACCTGAAGAAATCGCACAATGTCAGGCATTGCGCGCGCAAAATTGCCCGCTGCATACCGTGTGGCAATCGAGCATGCTCGAGCCCGCCAGCTTGCCGTTTGCGCCCGAACAGTTGCCGCTGGTTTTTACCACTTTTCGCCAGCAAGTCGAGGCGGCCGGGATTATGCCACCCGCACCCTTGGCCGCGCCTAGCGCATTGCCAGCTGCACCAGCGCAAATTCACGATTATCCGGCAACCGATTGGCCCGCGCTGCGTGGCGAGCCCATTGTGGATTCACGCAGCGCTTTTCCCTATGTCAGCGCAGCCTGGCGAGGCGGGGCAAGCAGTGGGCTAGCGCATCTGCAGCGCTACTTTGCCAGCGGTTTGGCTGATCGGTATAAACAAACGCGCAATGGCCTGATCGGCACTGATTATTCGTGCAAGTTCTCGCCGTGGCTGGCTACGGGGGCGATCTCGGCCCGGCAGATTCTACAGGCCTTGCGCGAGCATGAAGCTCAAGTCGGCGCGAATGACAGTACTTATTGGATCTGGTTTGAATTGCTGTGGCGCGATTATTTCCGTCTGCTGCATTGGCGTTTTGGTGCTCAGCTTTATCGCGCTGGTGGCTTGAAAGGGCGCTTGCTGCAGTCGCATCATCCTGAGCGATTTACGCGCTGGTGTCAGGCAGAAACCGGCCAGCCATTCATCGACGCCGCCATGCGTGAGCTGTCTGCCACGGGCTATTTATCCAACCGCATGCGGCAGAATGTCGCCAGCTATCTAATTCATGATTTGCAATGCGATTGGCGTGCAGGCGCGGCCTGGTTCGAAGCGCAGCTGCTTGATTACGATGTGTATAGCAATCAAGGCAATTGGCTGTATCTGGCCGGATTAGGCACCGACCCTAGGCCAAATCGTCGCTTCAATATCGAAAAACAAGCGACTATGTATGACCCGGATCAAGCCTATATTAAGCGGTGGCTCGATTTGTCACATCGTTGA
- a CDS encoding NAD(P)/FAD-dependent oxidoreductase has product MQADAKWDVIVIGAGMAGLSAAQRLQAAGRRVLVLEKSRGIGGRMATRRSDVAQWDHGAQYFTARSAAFRRQVAHWLRARVVSAWTAPVYAWDGQALHESSPQQRFVGTPAMNSPLRQMAAQLQVLPNIEVDALLAHVQGWQVRAADQCWLTTQVVLAIPAPQAAKLIPTAHPARPLAAQAQMQPCWAVMVSCAQALQLPFAGAFINSGPLGWIAHDSSKAGRAGEYWVLHATPEWSQAQLEQSAEVVSQLLSAEFSRLLHGWGCPAAEFTHLAAHRWRYARGSCEQPAPQQATSGLMLAGDWLEGGRVEGAYLSGLAAAEALLASAAQ; this is encoded by the coding sequence GTGCAGGCAGATGCAAAATGGGATGTGATTGTGATCGGCGCGGGGATGGCGGGCCTGAGCGCGGCGCAGCGGCTACAGGCCGCGGGCAGGCGAGTGCTGGTGCTGGAAAAGTCACGCGGGATTGGCGGGCGGATGGCCACCCGGCGCAGTGATGTGGCGCAATGGGATCATGGCGCGCAATACTTCACCGCGCGTTCAGCTGCTTTTCGTCGCCAAGTGGCGCATTGGCTACGAGCCAGGGTGGTCAGTGCCTGGACTGCTCCGGTATACGCTTGGGATGGGCAAGCGCTACATGAAAGTTCGCCGCAGCAGCGTTTTGTCGGTACGCCTGCGATGAACTCGCCTTTGCGGCAGATGGCCGCCCAGCTGCAGGTGTTGCCCAATATTGAAGTCGATGCGCTGCTGGCACACGTGCAGGGCTGGCAGGTGAGGGCGGCTGATCAATGTTGGCTGACTACACAAGTGGTGCTGGCGATTCCCGCACCGCAAGCTGCCAAGTTGATTCCAACGGCTCATCCTGCCCGCCCGCTGGCTGCGCAGGCACAGATGCAGCCTTGCTGGGCGGTGATGGTGAGTTGCGCGCAAGCGCTTCAACTGCCTTTTGCTGGGGCGTTTATCAATAGCGGGCCGCTGGGCTGGATTGCGCACGATAGCAGCAAAGCCGGTCGCGCTGGGGAGTACTGGGTACTCCATGCTACCCCCGAATGGTCGCAGGCGCAGCTAGAGCAATCAGCTGAAGTAGTCAGCCAATTGCTCAGTGCAGAGTTCAGCCGTTTGCTGCACGGCTGGGGGTGCCCCGCCGCAGAGTTTACACACCTGGCAGCGCACCGTTGGCGCTATGCACGCGGAAGCTGCGAGCAGCCTGCGCCCCAGCAGGCGACATCCGGCTTGATGCTGGCGGGCGACTGGCTGGAAGGTGGGCGTGTTGAAGGCGCATATTTATCTGGGCTGGCTGCCGCCGAAGCATTGCTGGCCAGCGCCGCGCAGTGA
- a CDS encoding AraC family transcriptional regulator, protein MLIREWIGNSQGHAWRLNHHLAESLPFNFHFHPEYELTLTLGGTGQRHIGSDLEGFDQCDLALVAPNQPHSWQAPARVDGGQIELQVVLFRLDWLVSLAENGMPELRHLCQWLAQIRQGVVFSPDCTRIIAPRLAQLHELSGLKRLTALLDILAELENDQAARFINGELTQLDPDRRLIRAMTHLQNHYLQAVTLDELAQVAACSVTTLKRLFAQQMKSSFSQELSRLRIAHASNLLLTTDRGIDWIASQSGYPCLSHFYQQFSERLGQTPSAFRRQAKAHSTQGRHRV, encoded by the coding sequence ATGCTGATACGGGAATGGATAGGCAACTCGCAAGGCCATGCCTGGCGGCTTAATCATCATCTGGCCGAATCGCTGCCGTTCAATTTTCATTTCCATCCCGAATACGAGCTGACGCTCACGCTGGGCGGCACAGGCCAGCGGCATATTGGCAGCGATCTGGAAGGCTTTGATCAATGCGATCTGGCGCTGGTGGCACCCAATCAGCCGCACAGCTGGCAAGCACCTGCGCGCGTCGATGGCGGACAGATCGAGCTGCAGGTCGTACTGTTCCGGCTCGATTGGCTGGTGTCGCTGGCGGAAAATGGCATGCCCGAACTACGGCATTTATGCCAGTGGCTGGCGCAAATCCGGCAGGGCGTGGTGTTTAGCCCCGACTGCACGCGCATTATTGCGCCCCGATTAGCGCAGCTGCATGAATTGTCCGGGCTGAAACGGCTAACGGCCTTGCTCGATATTCTGGCCGAGCTAGAAAACGATCAGGCGGCGCGTTTTATCAATGGCGAGCTAACGCAGCTAGACCCGGATCGCCGCTTGATCAGAGCCATGACGCATCTGCAAAACCATTATTTGCAGGCCGTCACGCTGGACGAGCTGGCCCAGGTTGCCGCCTGCAGCGTGACCACGCTGAAAAGACTGTTTGCCCAGCAAATGAAATCAAGCTTTAGCCAGGAGCTTTCGCGCTTGCGTATCGCCCATGCCAGCAATCTGCTCCTGACCACGGATCGCGGCATAGACTGGATCGCCAGCCAAAGCGGCTATCCCTGTTTAAGTCATTTTTATCAGCAGTTTAGCGAGCGGCTGGGCCAAACGCCCAGCGCCTTTCGGCGGCAAGCCAAAGCGCACTCGACGCAAGGGCGACACAGGGTATAG
- a CDS encoding family 20 glycosylhydrolase, translating into MNKPAGAHLKLTWANKTNAHNGDNFLAALTLTNLSDQPLPASGWAIYFNTCRKIKPETVSGNVLVTHVNGDFWSLEPKAEFGALQPGETRTFDYEGLFWVISETDAPLGFYIVYDVGMPNAQMEVIGDPEIAEFATPAQRNRNAADQVALSNAAQTYADNAALSLLPADSLSKITPTPLSYTAAAGEFVINKNTYIVHSADLANEAALLQASLHDVSGKTLQRAAITPAGAATIKLQIGAVNVSDTLAPNEAYQLDVTPQGIVITGASAAGVCNGIQSLRQLLPVAAFLNPQAELAVGACKVVDAPRFAYRGMHLDVGRNFTSKETILRLLECMSLYKLNQFHFHVTDDEGWRLEIPSLPELTEIGSLRGYTADETDNLVPCFGSGGDVAGKAGSGYYSKADFIEILKYATARHIEVVPEIDVPGHARAAIKAMNVRYTRLMAEGREAEAKQYLLCDFNDASVYESVQLWHDNVICIGQESCYNFIETVLHDVKAMFEEAGAPFTTMHTGGDEVPHGAWEQSPVCQAFMKEQGMTQIVELQNYFLARYRDLLKKYGLVFGGWEEIALVKKEVNGVHTHGPNPEFVNANFRPYVWNNVWGWGQEDFAYQLANAGYKTVLSNVTNLYFDLAYAKDPLEPGYYWGGFIETRGAFEFVPLDIFTTATVNLFGHALDKDNIASKVRLTPEGTKNIIGIQGQLWAENIRNRGRLEYLAMPRTIALAERAWAKDPAWTSIADAAARQSKIDADWNEFANRLGQRELPRLDGFPRSEDFGGYGYRIPLPGVKVEAGKLYANTSAPGLAIRYTTDGSDPTPASALYTGPVAATATMKVAAFSTNNRRSRVVTV; encoded by the coding sequence ATGAACAAGCCAGCAGGTGCGCATTTAAAATTAACATGGGCCAATAAAACCAACGCTCATAACGGCGATAACTTTCTCGCCGCATTAACGCTGACCAATCTATCCGATCAGCCCCTGCCAGCATCAGGCTGGGCCATCTATTTCAATACCTGTCGCAAAATCAAGCCTGAAACTGTATCGGGCAATGTGCTGGTCACTCACGTCAATGGTGATTTCTGGAGTCTGGAACCCAAAGCCGAATTTGGCGCATTGCAGCCGGGCGAAACCCGTACCTTTGATTACGAAGGCCTATTCTGGGTGATTAGCGAAACCGACGCGCCATTGGGTTTTTACATTGTTTATGACGTTGGCATGCCGAATGCGCAGATGGAAGTGATTGGCGACCCGGAAATTGCCGAGTTTGCCACGCCAGCACAGCGCAATCGCAATGCTGCCGATCAGGTTGCTCTGAGCAACGCCGCACAAACTTATGCCGATAATGCTGCCCTGAGTCTGTTGCCTGCCGACAGCCTGAGCAAAATCACGCCAACGCCGCTGAGCTATACCGCCGCAGCGGGCGAGTTTGTGATCAATAAAAATACCTATATCGTGCATTCGGCTGATCTGGCCAATGAAGCCGCTTTGCTGCAAGCCAGCCTGCACGATGTGAGCGGCAAAACACTGCAACGCGCAGCAATTACGCCAGCAGGCGCGGCCACGATCAAGCTGCAAATCGGCGCGGTGAATGTTAGCGATACGCTGGCACCGAATGAGGCTTACCAGCTCGACGTGACGCCACAAGGCATCGTGATTACTGGCGCGAGCGCTGCAGGCGTGTGCAACGGTATTCAAAGTTTGCGTCAATTATTGCCAGTGGCGGCCTTCCTGAACCCACAAGCCGAGCTCGCCGTTGGCGCGTGCAAAGTGGTCGACGCGCCACGCTTTGCCTACCGTGGTATGCATCTGGACGTGGGCCGTAACTTCACCAGCAAAGAAACCATCTTGCGCCTGCTTGAATGCATGTCGCTCTACAAGCTCAATCAATTCCACTTCCACGTGACCGACGACGAAGGCTGGCGTTTGGAAATCCCTAGCCTGCCTGAGCTGACCGAAATCGGTAGCTTGCGTGGCTACACGGCCGACGAAACTGACAATCTGGTGCCTTGCTTTGGCTCGGGCGGCGACGTGGCGGGTAAAGCGGGTAGCGGCTATTACAGCAAAGCAGACTTTATCGAAATCCTGAAATATGCCACCGCACGCCACATCGAAGTCGTGCCAGAGATCGACGTACCAGGTCACGCCCGTGCTGCGATCAAGGCCATGAACGTGCGTTATACCCGCCTGATGGCCGAAGGGCGTGAAGCCGAGGCCAAACAATACCTGTTGTGTGACTTTAACGACGCATCGGTGTATGAGTCAGTGCAGCTGTGGCACGACAATGTGATCTGTATCGGTCAGGAGTCCTGCTACAACTTCATCGAAACCGTTTTGCACGACGTAAAAGCAATGTTCGAAGAAGCGGGCGCGCCGTTCACGACGATGCACACCGGCGGTGATGAAGTACCGCACGGCGCGTGGGAGCAATCGCCAGTTTGTCAGGCCTTTATGAAAGAGCAGGGCATGACGCAAATCGTCGAGCTGCAAAACTATTTCCTCGCCCGCTACCGCGACCTGCTGAAAAAATACGGTCTGGTGTTTGGCGGCTGGGAAGAAATTGCGCTGGTGAAAAAAGAAGTCAACGGCGTGCATACGCATGGACCAAATCCAGAGTTCGTCAACGCCAACTTCCGCCCCTATGTGTGGAATAACGTGTGGGGCTGGGGTCAGGAAGACTTTGCTTATCAGTTGGCCAACGCGGGCTACAAAACGGTTTTGTCGAATGTGACCAATCTGTATTTCGACTTGGCCTACGCGAAAGACCCACTGGAGCCGGGTTACTACTGGGGCGGTTTTATCGAAACGCGCGGTGCGTTTGAGTTTGTACCGCTGGATATCTTTACCACTGCGACGGTCAATCTGTTTGGCCATGCGCTGGATAAAGACAATATCGCCAGCAAAGTGCGTCTGACGCCAGAAGGGACCAAAAACATCATCGGTATCCAAGGCCAATTGTGGGCGGAAAACATCCGTAACCGCGGCCGTCTTGAATATCTGGCGATGCCACGCACGATTGCATTGGCCGAACGCGCCTGGGCGAAAGATCCAGCTTGGACGTCGATTGCCGATGCTGCCGCTCGTCAGAGCAAAATCGATGCGGACTGGAACGAGTTTGCCAACCGCCTTGGCCAACGCGAATTGCCACGTCTGGATGGCTTCCCGCGCAGTGAAGACTTCGGCGGCTATGGCTACCGTATCCCGTTGCCAGGCGTGAAAGTCGAAGCAGGCAAGCTCTACGCCAATACATCGGCACCAGGCTTGGCGATTCGCTACACCACCGATGGCTCTGATCCAACGCCAGCTTCGGCGCTGTATACCGGCCCAGTGGCGGCAACGGCAACGATGAAAGTGGCAGCCTTTAGCACCAATAATCGCCGTAGCCGGGTGGTTACGGTGTAA